One Desulfovibrio fairfieldensis genomic window carries:
- a CDS encoding substrate-binding domain-containing protein — protein sequence MKRLSVLALAAAFCLALSLPVAHAADKKLMMATTTSTQDSGLLEYLQPTFKAETGIDLKWVAVGTGKALEIAKNCDADVLLVHAPAAEMEFVKAGHGVDRRQIMYNDFVLVGPVKDPAQVKGKATAEALKAIAGHKSPFVSRGDQSGTHKAELKLWKASSLSPDKEAWYVSAGQGMMATLNMAAEKKGYALTDRGTWIKFANKQGDKNPLAILVEGDKALFNQYSVITVNPAQCPKVRKDLALVFEDWWVKPETQKRIADYKLEGKQLFFPNAGK from the coding sequence ATGAAACGTCTTTCCGTCCTGGCTCTGGCCGCCGCCTTCTGTCTGGCCCTGAGCCTGCCCGTGGCCCATGCCGCCGACAAAAAGCTGATGATGGCCACCACCACCAGCACCCAGGATTCCGGCCTGCTGGAGTATCTGCAGCCCACCTTCAAGGCCGAGACCGGCATTGATCTCAAGTGGGTGGCCGTGGGCACGGGCAAGGCCCTGGAAATCGCCAAGAACTGCGACGCCGACGTGTTGCTGGTGCACGCGCCCGCCGCCGAGATGGAATTCGTCAAAGCCGGGCACGGCGTGGACCGCCGACAGATCATGTATAACGATTTCGTGCTGGTGGGCCCGGTCAAGGACCCGGCCCAGGTCAAGGGCAAGGCCACGGCCGAGGCCCTCAAGGCCATTGCCGGGCACAAAAGCCCCTTTGTGAGCCGCGGCGACCAGTCCGGCACGCACAAGGCCGAGCTCAAGCTCTGGAAGGCCTCCAGCCTGTCGCCGGACAAGGAAGCCTGGTATGTTTCCGCCGGGCAGGGCATGATGGCCACCCTGAACATGGCCGCCGAGAAAAAGGGCTATGCCCTTACCGACCGGGGCACCTGGATCAAGTTCGCCAACAAGCAGGGCGACAAGAACCCCCTGGCCATCCTGGTGGAGGGCGACAAGGCTTTGTTCAACCAGTACAGCGTGATCACGGTCAATCCGGCCCAGTGCCCCAAGGTCAGGAAAGACCTGGCCCTGGTTTTCGAGGACTGGTGGGTGAAGCCTGAAACCCAGAAGCGCATCGCCGACTACAAGCTGGAAGGCAAGCAGTTGTTCTTCCCCAATGCCGGGAAGTAG